From Lysobacter auxotrophicus, the proteins below share one genomic window:
- a CDS encoding TonB-dependent receptor family protein, which produces MALGLAIAAALFHSPAPAQSREATTLDTVEVLGTRHALSDFPGSISVIEGDTLRAGQRQVSLAESLVRAPGITVLDRQNYAQDLQVQSRGFGARSTFGIRGIKLIVDGIPSSALDGQGQAASFPLSALDRIQVLRGPLALQYGNAAGGAIVGETAFDGPPAEIEGWVGSNASARVAAGFEGASPDEAWRWRALGSWFTTDGDRPHSAAERAQLDGVAQYAPNDHARLRIVAGALSQPYTDDPLGLTREQWERDPHGTDPVAEQFDTRKKIDNTQLGARWEDAYAQGREYWIGAYGVTRDVVQFLAIPPVAQRAPSSAGGVIDLGRRSTGIDAGHRWDFARGALTVGAEAGWLDEERRGYENFVGDELGVRGRLRRDEDNRIRSTEAFVLGELRPAQDWTVLGAVRRAKLRFESDDHYIAPGNGDDSGSLDYGETAAALGVSRAFGNGEVFASIGHGFETPTVTELAYRPDGSAGFNTDLEPAQFDTGEIGARWRFSAGKASVSAYRIDGEDEIVPADNRGGRASFANAGSTRREGVEAGFEGRFHPQWSYALTANWLRARFTERFSYTVLTSGVERVQVVEAGNRIPGIPRADGYAELAWNTRDNRTVAAIEMRASDGVPTDDRNTDASNGYATFALRMQWRAANSGWYGFARVDNVFDRDYVGSVIVNEGNARYFEPAPGRGFTLGFGWKAGG; this is translated from the coding sequence ATGGCGCTGGGCCTGGCGATCGCGGCCGCGCTGTTCCACTCCCCTGCCCCGGCGCAGTCGCGCGAGGCCACCACGCTGGACACCGTCGAAGTGCTCGGCACGCGGCATGCGTTGTCGGACTTCCCCGGTTCGATCAGCGTCATCGAAGGCGACACGCTGCGCGCGGGCCAGCGGCAGGTGTCGCTGGCCGAATCGCTGGTGCGCGCGCCGGGCATCACCGTGCTCGATCGCCAGAACTACGCGCAGGACCTGCAGGTGCAGAGCCGCGGCTTCGGCGCGCGATCGACCTTCGGCATCCGCGGGATCAAGCTCATCGTCGACGGTATTCCGTCGTCGGCGCTGGACGGACAAGGCCAGGCCGCGAGCTTCCCGCTGAGCGCGCTCGACCGCATCCAGGTGCTGCGCGGCCCGCTCGCACTGCAATACGGCAACGCCGCCGGCGGCGCGATCGTCGGCGAAACCGCGTTCGACGGGCCGCCGGCGGAAATCGAGGGCTGGGTCGGCTCGAATGCCAGCGCGCGCGTGGCGGCGGGCTTCGAAGGCGCGAGTCCCGACGAGGCATGGCGCTGGCGTGCGCTCGGCAGCTGGTTCACGACCGACGGCGACCGACCGCACAGCGCGGCCGAACGCGCGCAGCTCGACGGCGTCGCGCAATACGCGCCGAACGACCACGCACGGCTCCGCATCGTCGCCGGCGCGCTGAGCCAGCCTTACACGGACGATCCGCTGGGCCTCACGCGCGAACAATGGGAGCGCGATCCGCACGGCACCGATCCCGTCGCCGAGCAGTTCGACACGCGCAAGAAGATCGACAACACGCAGCTCGGCGCGCGTTGGGAAGACGCCTATGCGCAAGGTCGCGAATACTGGATCGGCGCCTACGGCGTCACGCGCGACGTCGTGCAGTTCCTCGCGATTCCGCCCGTCGCGCAGCGCGCGCCGAGCAGTGCCGGTGGCGTGATCGACCTGGGGCGCCGTTCGACGGGGATCGATGCGGGGCATCGCTGGGATTTCGCGCGCGGCGCGTTGACGGTGGGCGCGGAAGCGGGCTGGCTGGACGAAGAACGCCGCGGCTACGAGAACTTCGTCGGCGATGAACTCGGCGTGCGCGGCCGCCTGCGACGCGACGAGGACAACCGCATCCGCAGCACCGAAGCATTCGTGCTCGGCGAGCTGCGCCCGGCGCAGGACTGGACCGTGCTCGGCGCGGTGCGTCGCGCGAAGCTGCGCTTCGAGTCGGACGATCACTACATCGCGCCCGGCAACGGGGACGACAGCGGCTCGCTGGATTACGGCGAAACGGCGGCGGCGCTGGGCGTGTCGCGCGCGTTCGGCAATGGCGAGGTGTTCGCCAGTATCGGCCACGGGTTCGAAACGCCGACGGTGACGGAACTCGCGTATCGACCCGATGGCAGCGCCGGCTTCAACACCGACCTCGAACCAGCGCAGTTCGATACCGGCGAGATCGGCGCGCGGTGGCGGTTTTCCGCTGGGAAAGCCAGCGTGTCGGCGTATCGCATCGACGGCGAGGACGAGATCGTGCCGGCCGACAATCGCGGCGGCCGCGCGAGTTTCGCCAACGCCGGAAGCACGCGTCGCGAAGGCGTCGAGGCCGGTTTCGAAGGCCGTTTCCATCCGCAATGGTCGTACGCGCTCACGGCGAACTGGCTGCGGGCGCGCTTCACCGAACGCTTCTCGTACACCGTGCTCACCAGCGGCGTGGAGCGCGTGCAGGTCGTCGAAGCGGGCAACCGCATTCCCGGCATTCCGCGCGCGGACGGCTACGCCGAACTCGCCTGGAACACGCGCGACAACCGCACCGTCGCCGCCATCGAAATGCGCGCGAGCGACGGCGTGCCTACGGACGATCGCAATACCGACGCGTCGAACGGCTACGCGACGTTCGCGCTGCGCATGCAATGGCGCGCGGCGAACAGCGGCTGGTACGGCTTCGCGCGCGTGGACAACGTGTTCGATCGCGACTACGTCGGCTCGGTCATCGTGAACGAGGGCAACGCACGCTATTTCGAACCGGCGCCGGGCCGCGGCTTCACGTTGGGCTTCGGCTGGAAGGCGGGCGGCTGA
- the aceE gene encoding pyruvate dehydrogenase (acetyl-transferring), homodimeric type, producing MTSLHAVITDLIQNDPDPTETREWIESVQAVIARDGAERAHQLLEGMVEVTRRAGAHLPFQPTTEYINTIPAHLEAKSPGDHAMEWRIRSIIRWNALAMVVRANRKPGELGGHIASFASAATLYDVGFNHFWRGPDGDHPGDVIGVQGHSSPGIYARSFLEGRISESQLDNFRMEVDGRGISSYPHPWLMPDYWQVPTVSMGLGPLAAIYQARNWKYLEGRGLLPKTDRKVWAFLGDGETDEPESLGAISVAGREGLDNLVFVINCNLQRLDGPVRGNGKIIQELEGQFRGAGWNVIKTIWGSYWDPLLARDTSGKLRQLMMETVDGEYQNCKAFGGKYTRENFFGKYAETAQLVANLSDDDIWRLNRGGHDPHKVYAAYHEAVNTKGMPTVILAKTVKGYGMGAAGESLNPTHQTKKLDDEAVRIFRDRFNIPVTDAQLADGKVPFFNPGEKSPEIEYMHERRKALGGYLPQRRRKSSQTLEVPKLEAFDRLLKSTGDREISTTMSFVQSLNIILRDKQVGPRCVPIVADEARTFGMEGLFRQIGIYAPHGQKYKPVDRDQLMYYREDAAGQVLEEGITEAGAFTSWMAAATSYSTNDLPMLPFYIYYSMFGFQRIGDSAWQAADMRARGFLLGATAGRTTLNGEGLQHEDGHSHLLASAIPNCRSYDPTFGFEVAVILQHGMQRMLTEQQDEYYYLTLMNENYSHPDMPEGAADGIIKGMYLLKDAGKAKKGELRVQLMGSGTILREAIAAAELLDKDFGVTADIWSCPSFTELARDGEDAVRWNRLNPEGEQRKPYVTQLLEGRQGPAIAATDYVRTFANQIREFVPTKYTVLGTDGFGRSDTRENLRRHFEVDRFHIAHAAIAALAAEGKMTAKDVARAIKQYKIDSEKPNPIGV from the coding sequence ATGACGTCTCTCCACGCTGTCATCACCGACCTGATCCAGAACGACCCGGACCCGACCGAAACCCGCGAGTGGATCGAGTCCGTCCAGGCCGTCATCGCGCGCGATGGCGCCGAACGCGCCCACCAGCTGCTCGAAGGCATGGTCGAGGTCACGCGCCGCGCCGGCGCGCACCTGCCGTTCCAGCCCACCACCGAATACATCAACACCATTCCCGCGCACCTGGAGGCCAAGAGCCCGGGCGACCACGCGATGGAATGGCGCATCCGCTCCATCATCCGCTGGAACGCGCTGGCGATGGTCGTGCGCGCGAACCGCAAGCCGGGCGAACTCGGCGGCCACATCGCGTCGTTCGCGTCGGCCGCCACGCTCTATGACGTGGGCTTCAACCACTTCTGGCGCGGTCCGGACGGCGACCATCCGGGCGACGTCATCGGCGTGCAGGGCCACAGCTCGCCGGGCATCTACGCCCGTTCGTTCCTCGAAGGCCGCATCAGCGAGTCCCAGCTCGACAACTTCCGCATGGAAGTCGACGGCCGCGGCATCTCGTCGTACCCGCACCCGTGGCTGATGCCCGATTACTGGCAGGTGCCGACGGTGTCGATGGGCCTGGGTCCGCTCGCCGCCATCTACCAGGCGCGCAACTGGAAGTACCTGGAAGGCCGCGGCCTGCTGCCCAAGACCGACCGCAAGGTGTGGGCGTTCCTCGGCGACGGCGAGACGGACGAACCCGAATCGCTCGGCGCCATCTCGGTGGCCGGTCGCGAAGGCCTGGACAACCTGGTCTTCGTCATCAATTGCAACCTGCAGCGCCTGGACGGCCCGGTGCGCGGCAACGGCAAGATCATCCAGGAACTGGAAGGCCAGTTCCGCGGCGCCGGCTGGAACGTCATCAAGACCATCTGGGGCAGCTACTGGGATCCGCTCCTGGCGCGCGACACCAGCGGCAAGCTGCGCCAGCTGATGATGGAAACCGTCGACGGCGAATACCAGAACTGCAAGGCGTTCGGCGGCAAGTACACGCGCGAGAACTTCTTCGGCAAGTACGCCGAAACCGCGCAGCTGGTGGCGAACCTGTCCGACGACGACATCTGGCGCCTCAACCGCGGCGGCCACGACCCGCACAAGGTCTACGCCGCATACCACGAAGCGGTGAACACCAAGGGCATGCCGACGGTGATCCTCGCCAAGACGGTGAAGGGTTACGGCATGGGCGCGGCGGGCGAATCGCTCAACCCCACGCACCAGACCAAGAAGCTCGACGACGAAGCCGTCCGCATCTTCCGCGACCGCTTCAACATCCCGGTGACCGACGCGCAGCTGGCCGATGGCAAGGTGCCGTTCTTCAACCCGGGCGAGAAGTCGCCGGAAATCGAATACATGCACGAGCGCCGCAAGGCGCTGGGCGGCTACCTGCCGCAGCGTCGCCGCAAGAGCAGCCAGACGCTGGAAGTGCCGAAGCTGGAAGCCTTCGACCGCCTGCTCAAGAGCACCGGCGATCGCGAGATCAGCACCACGATGTCGTTCGTGCAGTCGCTCAACATCATCCTGCGCGACAAGCAGGTAGGCCCGCGCTGCGTGCCGATCGTCGCCGACGAGGCGCGCACCTTCGGCATGGAAGGCCTGTTCCGCCAGATCGGCATCTACGCGCCGCACGGCCAGAAGTACAAGCCGGTCGACCGCGACCAGTTGATGTACTACCGCGAGGACGCGGCGGGCCAGGTGCTGGAAGAGGGCATCACCGAGGCCGGTGCGTTCACCAGCTGGATGGCCGCCGCCACCAGCTACAGCACCAACGACCTGCCGATGCTGCCGTTCTACATCTACTACTCGATGTTCGGCTTCCAGCGCATCGGCGACAGCGCATGGCAGGCCGCGGACATGCGCGCGCGCGGCTTCCTGCTGGGCGCCACCGCCGGCCGCACCACGTTGAACGGTGAAGGCCTGCAGCACGAAGACGGCCACAGCCACCTGCTGGCCAGCGCCATCCCGAACTGCCGCAGCTACGATCCAACGTTCGGTTTCGAAGTGGCGGTGATCCTGCAGCACGGCATGCAGCGCATGCTCACCGAGCAGCAGGACGAGTACTACTACCTCACCCTGATGAACGAGAACTACAGCCACCCGGACATGCCCGAAGGCGCGGCCGACGGCATCATCAAGGGCATGTACCTGCTCAAGGACGCGGGCAAGGCGAAGAAGGGCGAGCTGCGCGTGCAGCTCATGGGCAGCGGCACCATCCTGCGCGAAGCCATCGCGGCGGCCGAACTGCTGGACAAGGATTTCGGCGTCACCGCCGACATCTGGTCCTGCCCGAGCTTCACCGAACTGGCGCGCGACGGCGAAGACGCCGTGCGCTGGAACCGCCTCAATCCGGAAGGCGAACAGCGCAAGCCGTACGTCACCCAGTTGCTGGAAGGCCGCCAGGGCCCGGCGATCGCCGCCACCGACTACGTGCGCACCTTCGCCAACCAGATCCGCGAGTTCGTGCCCACGAAGTACACCGTGCTGGGCACCGACGGCTTCGGCCGCAGCGACACCCGCGAAAACCTGCGCCGCCACTTCGAAGTGGACCGCTTCCACATCGCCCACGCGGCGATTGCCGCGCTGGCGGCGGAAGGGAAGATGACCGCGAAGGACGTGGCTCGGGCTATCAAGCAGTACAAGATTGATAGCGAGAAGCCGAACCCGATTGGGGTTTGA
- a CDS encoding type I restriction enzyme HsdR N-terminal domain-containing protein — MAAVPKKVAERLVAGLKRYQPILAAARARDVGEADTVTIIKDMLADVFGYDKYSDVTSEHSIRSTFCDLAIKIDGQLQTLIEVKAIGLDLKDTHVKQAIDYAANQGVDWVLLTNGITWRVYHLIFAKPIDQELVLEIDFCALNPRAAGDVELLYLWCKEGWQRSMLGEYHTQRQALSRFFLGALLQTDTVLDVIRRELRRVSPDVRIDTAQIKDVLISEVIKRDVLEGDKADEARKKIARAANIALRTTMPKPRKAKEDAAVEVDAQMEGG, encoded by the coding sequence ATGGCCGCTGTACCCAAGAAAGTCGCTGAGCGTCTGGTCGCCGGTCTCAAGCGCTATCAGCCTATCCTCGCTGCCGCTCGTGCTCGCGACGTAGGCGAAGCAGACACCGTCACCATCATCAAGGACATGCTTGCCGACGTGTTCGGCTACGACAAGTACTCGGACGTCACGTCCGAGCACTCAATACGCAGCACGTTCTGTGACCTCGCTATCAAGATCGACGGGCAGCTCCAAACACTGATTGAGGTGAAGGCGATCGGCCTCGACCTCAAAGATACGCACGTCAAACAGGCCATCGACTACGCGGCTAACCAAGGTGTGGATTGGGTCCTGCTCACCAACGGCATCACTTGGCGCGTCTACCACTTGATCTTTGCAAAGCCGATTGATCAGGAGCTGGTTCTTGAGATTGACTTTTGTGCTCTGAACCCACGCGCTGCAGGTGATGTCGAGCTTCTCTATCTGTGGTGCAAGGAGGGCTGGCAACGGTCCATGCTTGGCGAATATCACACTCAGCGACAGGCGCTTTCCCGCTTCTTTCTGGGTGCGCTTCTGCAAACCGATACGGTCCTCGATGTTATTCGGCGCGAGTTGCGACGCGTTTCACCCGACGTGCGCATCGACACGGCGCAGATCAAGGATGTTCTGATAAGTGAAGTAATCAAGCGTGATGTGCTTGAAGGCGACAAGGCAGATGAGGCTCGAAAAAAGATCGCCAGAGCCGCCAACATCGCTCTGCGGACGACAATGCCAAAGCCGCGTAAGGCAAAGGAAGACGCTGCCGTCGAAGTGGACGCTCAGATGGAGGGTGGCTGA
- a CDS encoding DUF3883 domain-containing protein produces the protein MDLEQGETGEPWTRREVEATVTAYFQMLRMQELGQRLNKAEHNRRLLEKLPARNLKAIEYKHRNISAVMNLYGAQMLSGYRPATNFQQLLVDVVGQTLAQDRAFDEAAIRSVETPAEVPVLGSFEDFLVEAPKVKERVQEQRAEWIRRAPVKRDYLERESRNRSLGLAGELLVMEYEARRLHEEGAKRFADRIEHVSQVRGDGTGYDILSFDADGRERFIEVKTTAYMAETPFFVTPNEVDFSSEQFRQFHLYRLFAFRKRPRMFVLTGPVAANCHLEANGFRATVMGIQPPSI, from the coding sequence ATGGACCTTGAACAAGGTGAAACGGGCGAACCGTGGACTCGGCGAGAAGTAGAGGCGACTGTCACGGCCTACTTCCAGATGCTGCGCATGCAGGAGCTTGGTCAGCGGCTTAACAAAGCCGAGCACAACCGCCGGCTGCTTGAGAAGCTGCCCGCTCGTAACCTTAAGGCAATTGAGTACAAGCATCGCAACATTAGCGCCGTGATGAACCTCTACGGCGCCCAGATGCTGAGCGGATACAGGCCCGCTACCAACTTCCAACAGTTGCTGGTGGACGTCGTCGGTCAGACCTTGGCGCAGGATCGGGCGTTCGATGAGGCTGCGATCCGCAGCGTCGAGACGCCGGCCGAGGTCCCAGTTCTGGGTAGCTTCGAAGACTTCCTGGTGGAAGCGCCGAAGGTCAAAGAGCGCGTTCAAGAACAACGCGCGGAGTGGATACGCCGCGCACCCGTGAAGCGCGACTACCTGGAGCGGGAATCGCGCAACCGTTCACTTGGCTTGGCCGGCGAGCTTCTCGTCATGGAGTACGAAGCGCGGCGGCTTCATGAAGAAGGTGCCAAGCGTTTCGCCGATCGGATCGAACACGTCTCGCAAGTGCGCGGCGACGGCACCGGCTACGACATCCTGTCCTTCGACGCTGACGGGCGCGAGCGCTTCATCGAAGTCAAGACAACCGCCTACATGGCGGAGACGCCGTTCTTTGTCACGCCGAACGAGGTGGACTTCTCCAGCGAGCAGTTCCGTCAGTTCCATCTGTATCGCCTCTTCGCGTTTCGGAAGAGGCCGCGGATGTTTGTGTTGACTGGACCTGTGGCGGCGAACTGCCATCTGGAGGCGAATGGCTTCCGCGCCACAGTGATGGGGATTCAGCCACCCTCCATCTGA